A genomic stretch from Candidatus Methanomassiliicoccus intestinalis Issoire-Mx1 includes:
- a CDS encoding DUF1294 domain-containing protein — MHIVFYILIIYLILNLVSLLMYRSDKDKAINNQYRTSESTLLLAALIGPFGAYAGMRRYHHKTRKLKFKLVFVFMALHIIIAALVIFEFM; from the coding sequence ATGCATATAGTATTCTATATACTGATAATCTATCTCATCTTGAATCTCGTATCCCTGTTAATGTACAGGTCTGATAAAGATAAAGCAATAAATAATCAATATAGAACATCTGAGAGTACCTTGCTTTTAGCGGCTCTGATCGGGCCGTTTGGTGCTTACGCAGGTATGAGAAGATATCACCATAAAACAAGGAAGCTGAAATTTAAATTGGTTTTTGTTTTCATGGCTTTACATATAATAATCGCGGCTCTTGTCATTTTTGAATTTATGTAA
- a CDS encoding cobyric acid synthase, with translation MDEDLLKKYWAVVKTELETFKPGPNEDCNYYPCHFKGQDCAYCYCPFYPCMDQRLGKMVHKEGDDEEVWSCQDCYWTHRSDVAKLISENFPFSEEPPADEIRAEIKKKIEEKCPVSAKPLMILGTTSGAGKSIIASAFCRVFSDMGYNVAPFKSQNMSLNSMAISDGEIARAQYLQAIAARTDPEVSMNPILLKPQGDDVSQVVVNGSVYKNMPVSEYYENFTVNEGINIVTNAWEYLRRTRDIVVIEGAGSPAEINLSECELSNMKAAEIANAPCILVVNMIRGGAFAYAYGTITLLSPAHRKHIKGIIFNNMYGSADCLDSGIKKLESMLGIPVLGVIPHIEHALPEEDSQDLKSSKDGNDIAIVHLPRISNFTDFDALSLSGVSVKFVRQPNELRTARAIVIPGTKNTFADMAWMKENGFFETLKELRGKVPILGICGGYQILGKSIYDTEGIEGDVKAAEGLGFLDVSTVFDTTDKKTVQVCGCLENGEEIRGYEIHMGKTESHEKPLITLDDGSPEGSISPDGMVIGTYLHGIFDLPPFRDYFLEKSSITSSEEVDYDAEVDKDLDLMAETLRSNIDMKVIMKIMEDGV, from the coding sequence ATGGATGAAGATTTATTGAAAAAATACTGGGCCGTAGTAAAAACCGAGCTTGAGACATTTAAGCCGGGGCCTAATGAAGATTGCAATTACTATCCATGTCATTTTAAGGGACAGGATTGTGCATATTGTTATTGCCCATTTTATCCTTGCATGGATCAACGACTGGGAAAGATGGTGCATAAAGAAGGCGACGATGAAGAAGTGTGGAGTTGTCAGGACTGTTATTGGACGCACAGAAGCGATGTGGCTAAACTCATCTCTGAAAATTTTCCATTTTCAGAAGAACCACCTGCTGACGAGATCAGAGCTGAAATAAAAAAGAAAATTGAGGAAAAATGTCCAGTGTCTGCAAAACCACTAATGATTCTTGGGACTACTTCAGGGGCTGGTAAATCAATAATTGCTAGTGCATTCTGCCGTGTGTTCTCTGACATGGGATACAACGTTGCCCCATTCAAATCTCAGAATATGTCGCTAAATTCTATGGCAATATCAGATGGAGAAATCGCCAGGGCGCAGTATCTGCAGGCTATCGCGGCCAGGACAGATCCAGAAGTAAGCATGAATCCGATTCTGCTTAAGCCACAAGGCGATGATGTTTCTCAAGTTGTTGTAAATGGCTCTGTTTACAAAAATATGCCAGTTTCTGAATATTATGAAAATTTCACAGTAAATGAAGGTATAAATATAGTGACAAATGCCTGGGAATATTTGAGGAGAACCAGAGACATTGTAGTTATTGAAGGTGCAGGCTCTCCAGCTGAAATAAACCTTTCAGAATGTGAACTGTCTAATATGAAAGCAGCTGAAATTGCTAATGCTCCATGTATCCTTGTTGTAAATATGATACGGGGAGGGGCATTTGCGTATGCATATGGAACAATCACTCTACTATCACCTGCACATAGAAAGCATATCAAAGGAATAATCTTCAACAATATGTATGGATCTGCAGATTGTCTGGATTCTGGAATCAAAAAACTGGAATCAATGCTAGGCATCCCGGTTTTAGGTGTGATTCCTCATATTGAACATGCTCTTCCAGAAGAAGATTCACAAGATCTCAAATCTTCAAAAGATGGAAATGATATAGCGATAGTTCATCTTCCCAGGATCTCAAATTTTACTGACTTTGATGCTTTGTCTTTAAGCGGCGTGTCAGTAAAGTTTGTCAGGCAACCCAATGAACTTCGCACTGCAAGGGCTATTGTAATCCCAGGTACTAAAAACACATTTGCAGACATGGCCTGGATGAAAGAAAATGGCTTCTTTGAGACTCTTAAAGAACTACGCGGTAAAGTACCGATTCTAGGAATCTGCGGCGGATACCAGATTCTTGGTAAAAGCATCTATGACACGGAAGGGATTGAAGGAGATGTCAAAGCTGCGGAAGGCCTTGGATTTTTAGATGTTTCTACTGTGTTTGATACAACTGACAAAAAGACAGTTCAGGTATGCGGATGTCTTGAAAACGGTGAAGAAATAAGAGGATATGAAATTCACATGGGTAAGACCGAAAGCCATGAGAAGCCGCTCATAACATTGGATGATGGGAGCCCAGAGGGTTCAATTTCTCCTGATGGGATGGTAATAGGAACATATCTTCATGGCATATTTGATCTGCCACCATTTAGGGATTATTTTTTGGAAAAAAGCAGCATAACGAGCAGTGAAGAGGTCGACTATGATGCTGAAGTTGATAAAGACCTTGATCTGATGGCAGAAACGCTCAGGAGCAATATAGACATGAAAGTCATCATGAAGATTATGGAGGATGGGGTATGA
- a CDS encoding cobyric acid synthase, producing MTSIMVQATSSGAGKTTLVAILCKHFTSKGINTVPFKAQNISLNSFATQSGGEIGMSQAYQAWACNKEPQTDMNPVLIKPHGPGQSQTILGGKPFNGTRDEIDKYIADAYLRSELDNDLVIIEGSGSPVEINLIDRSNMAVADMADAPVILVGDIEYGGVFAGLYGTYSLMSEKHRQRVKAFVINRFRGDMSLLIPGIDKLEKMIGVPCAGVLPHANLLFPSEDSLDFISGRGTEAEGTDIREAWMENLERIYAISQKYLNYSLIESFIDE from the coding sequence ATGACTAGTATCATGGTTCAGGCTACATCTTCAGGTGCTGGGAAAACGACACTAGTGGCTATACTCTGTAAGCATTTTACATCGAAGGGCATCAATACGGTGCCTTTCAAAGCCCAGAATATATCATTAAATTCATTTGCAACTCAATCTGGGGGAGAAATAGGAATGTCTCAGGCATATCAGGCATGGGCGTGTAACAAAGAGCCGCAAACAGACATGAACCCCGTTCTGATTAAACCGCATGGTCCTGGACAATCTCAGACCATTCTGGGAGGAAAACCTTTCAACGGCACTCGGGATGAGATTGACAAATACATTGCAGATGCATATCTTAGATCAGAGTTGGATAATGATCTTGTAATCATTGAAGGGTCTGGTTCTCCCGTAGAAATCAATCTTATCGACAGGTCTAACATGGCAGTTGCAGATATGGCTGATGCACCTGTCATTTTAGTAGGGGATATTGAGTATGGTGGAGTTTTTGCTGGACTTTATGGAACATATTCTCTTATGAGTGAAAAACATCGTCAGAGAGTTAAGGCATTCGTAATCAATAGATTCAGGGGAGATATGAGTTTATTAATCCCGGGTATCGATAAACTTGAAAAAATGATTGGTGTTCCCTGTGCAGGGGTGCTGCCTCATGCAAATCTCCTATTTCCTTCAGAGGATTCATTGGATTTCATATCTGGCAGGGGAACAGAAGCAGAAGGAACAGATATCCGAGAAGCTTGGATGGAGAATTTAGAAAGGATATATGCTATCTCTCAGAAATATCTGAATTACAGTCTGATTGAATCTTTTATTGATGAGTAA
- a CDS encoding ABC transporter ATP-binding protein translates to MSAIEVTNLVKEFGGVRVVDGVSFSVNEGEVFGLIGPNGAGKSTTLRMISTLLQITSGTITMFGHDVETEPNEVRKILSYLPEESGAYKDLTGKAYLDFFSRFFGDGKAAQEIAERGKNISGLGDRLNDKISTYSKGMTRRLLVGRALMFKPKLAILDELTSGLDVISAQKVRATVKQTTKEGTTVIVSSHNMLEVELICDRIALIAKGKILEIGTPQDLKVKYDASNIEEVFVKVVG, encoded by the coding sequence ATGTCAGCTATTGAAGTAACTAATCTCGTCAAAGAATTTGGTGGAGTCCGTGTCGTTGACGGCGTCTCCTTCTCTGTGAATGAGGGGGAAGTATTCGGACTTATAGGGCCAAATGGTGCAGGAAAAAGTACGACTTTGCGTATGATCTCTACACTTCTCCAGATAACTTCTGGAACCATAACTATGTTTGGACATGATGTTGAAACAGAACCTAATGAAGTAAGAAAAATTTTGAGTTATCTTCCAGAAGAGTCAGGCGCTTATAAAGATCTAACTGGAAAAGCATACCTTGATTTCTTTTCTAGATTCTTTGGAGATGGAAAAGCGGCGCAGGAAATTGCTGAGCGTGGGAAAAATATTTCTGGTTTAGGCGATAGACTCAATGATAAAATCAGCACGTACAGCAAGGGAATGACCCGCCGTCTGCTTGTTGGAAGGGCACTTATGTTCAAGCCAAAATTAGCGATTCTTGATGAATTAACCTCAGGTTTGGATGTTATCAGTGCTCAGAAGGTAAGGGCAACTGTAAAACAGACGACAAAAGAAGGCACGACTGTTATCGTATCTTCTCACAATATGCTTGAAGTGGAACTTATCTGCGATCGCATAGCACTGATTGCAAAAGGGAAAATTTTAGAAATTGGCACCCCTCAGGATCTTAAAGTAAAATATGATGCTTCAAACATAGAGGAAGTCTTCGTGAAGGTGGTAGGATGA
- a CDS encoding ABC transporter permease encodes MKPLLNILRKEIKELLTPATFIPVVIIAILFASLGGFMSGITDDLTETPAVGIVDEDNGNLSTIVLDSITSNSKPISLDDNMDINQMLEKVKSSDGTALIIIPEGFSETIASGKQASLDVYYIMNSTGMLESFPSSMVMAIISQASNDLSAHMIEKSGISSDIPTAVLQNPISQGTNVNTYFNGNVMEDITPDLVSASLSSNSFIVPIIVMMIVIMAGGIVISSMGMEKENKTLETLLTMPVKRSQIVVGKLAAAAIVGLVMALIYMVGMIIYMDSLMSGAQVDLVQYGMSLGIVDYLLLGISLFLAILSALALCMILGIFAKDYKTAQGLIMPVTFLAMVPFFVIMLFDFNALPTAIQGLLFAIPFSHPMMAINNLMLDNYSIVLAGIGYELLFAAVMIVIAVILFKKDILITGRSKKKPKNQIVNEEGQ; translated from the coding sequence ATGAAACCACTCTTGAACATTTTAAGAAAAGAAATTAAGGAGCTTCTTACGCCTGCAACTTTCATACCAGTTGTAATCATAGCGATTCTTTTTGCTTCGTTAGGCGGATTCATGAGTGGTATAACTGATGATCTGACTGAAACTCCTGCAGTTGGTATTGTTGATGAAGACAATGGCAACCTTTCCACAATAGTCTTGGATTCCATAACGAGTAATTCTAAACCTATCAGCCTCGATGACAATATGGATATAAATCAAATGCTTGAGAAGGTGAAAAGTTCAGATGGAACCGCATTAATAATCATTCCAGAGGGATTCAGTGAAACTATAGCGAGCGGCAAGCAAGCCTCTCTGGATGTATATTACATCATGAACTCAACAGGTATGTTGGAGTCTTTCCCCTCATCAATGGTTATGGCGATCATATCCCAAGCTTCCAATGATCTGTCTGCTCATATGATTGAAAAATCAGGCATATCTTCAGACATACCCACAGCTGTATTGCAGAACCCTATTTCTCAGGGAACTAATGTGAATACATATTTCAATGGAAATGTCATGGAAGATATTACTCCAGATTTGGTTAGCGCTTCCCTTTCGTCTAATTCATTCATTGTCCCCATAATCGTGATGATGATTGTTATCATGGCAGGCGGAATTGTAATCTCTTCAATGGGTATGGAAAAAGAGAACAAAACGCTCGAGACTCTGTTGACTATGCCTGTAAAGCGTAGTCAGATTGTAGTAGGAAAGCTAGCTGCAGCCGCAATAGTAGGCTTGGTCATGGCTTTGATTTACATGGTTGGTATGATTATCTACATGGATTCTCTAATGTCTGGTGCTCAAGTAGATCTTGTACAGTATGGTATGTCTCTAGGGATTGTTGATTATCTATTGCTCGGCATATCATTGTTCCTTGCCATTCTTTCTGCTCTAGCACTCTGCATGATACTGGGAATATTTGCTAAAGATTACAAAACTGCTCAGGGACTCATCATGCCTGTAACATTTTTGGCAATGGTACCATTCTTTGTGATTATGCTGTTTGATTTCAACGCTCTACCAACAGCTATACAGGGACTTTTGTTTGCAATTCCATTCAGTCACCCTATGATGGCAATAAATAATCTGATGCTGGATAATTATTCGATAGTTCTTGCAGGTATAGGGTACGAACTGCTCTTTGCAGCAGTAATGATTGTAATTGCAGTCATACTGTTCAAAAAAGACATTCTGATCACAGGCCGTTCAAAGAAAAAACCCAAAAATCAAATAGTGAATGAGGAAGGCCAATAA
- a CDS encoding DUF3096 domain-containing protein — translation MNSSLWLAIIAIIFGILVIVFRDLLNWIVGIFLIVWGLWTFYEKYVSKKEDE, via the coding sequence ATGAATTCTAGTTTGTGGTTGGCGATCATAGCCATAATATTTGGTATATTAGTCATCGTATTCAGAGATCTGCTTAATTGGATCGTAGGAATTTTTTTGATAGTGTGGGGGCTGTGGACGTTTTATGAAAAGTATGTTTCAAAAAAAGAAGATGAATGA
- a CDS encoding DEAD/DEAH box helicase translates to MLKTFESLGIDDRILDAIRSMDWEEPSPVQIATIPVILEGHDIIGQAQTGTGKTAAFGIPLLQMIEPKKKPSALILCPTRELAVQVSEEMKRLGEYVSLRILSVYGGAGIEPQINAMRQGVDIVVGTPGRVIDHLHRGTLDLAEIKYMVLDEADRMLDMGFIDDIKYVLSKLPKNHQTLLFSATMPSEIHALSEKYMKDPQTISVSEDILVLPNTEQMYVPIGRRNKIWALCRILEANKPKTIVFAQTKFIVDMIEKRLKSYGYPVAAIHGDLSQSKRERVLKDFRSGKTNILIATDVAARGLDIEGVVMVVNYDIPDSPETYVHRIGRTGRAGKEGRAITFVSSDEMHLLEAVEAFTETKIPKFEVPTTTEKTNANVHEVLDFDEMADIFGMVNIEISAGCSTGTTTNEILELLIRKARISEMMIGKITIGAKTSVIELHKSVAMRAIRSLNQMNFKGKRLGARPYKS, encoded by the coding sequence ATGCTTAAAACTTTCGAATCATTGGGTATTGACGACCGTATACTTGATGCAATAAGAAGTATGGACTGGGAAGAACCGTCTCCAGTCCAGATCGCTACAATACCCGTCATTCTTGAAGGGCATGACATAATCGGACAGGCTCAAACAGGTACAGGAAAAACTGCAGCATTTGGTATCCCATTGCTACAGATGATTGAACCTAAGAAGAAGCCGTCGGCCCTGATATTATGCCCTACAAGAGAGCTTGCAGTTCAGGTTTCTGAAGAAATGAAAAGATTGGGAGAGTACGTTTCCCTAAGGATTCTATCAGTCTATGGTGGAGCCGGGATCGAACCCCAGATAAATGCCATGCGACAGGGAGTCGACATAGTTGTCGGAACACCCGGAAGAGTTATTGATCATCTTCACAGAGGCACTCTTGATCTTGCTGAAATAAAATACATGGTACTGGATGAAGCAGACAGAATGTTAGACATGGGATTTATTGATGATATAAAGTATGTTCTTTCAAAGCTTCCGAAAAACCACCAGACACTGTTGTTCTCAGCAACTATGCCTAGTGAAATACATGCTCTTAGCGAGAAATATATGAAAGATCCTCAGACGATTTCAGTATCTGAAGACATATTAGTTCTTCCTAATACAGAACAAATGTACGTCCCAATAGGCAGAAGAAATAAAATTTGGGCTCTCTGTAGAATTCTTGAGGCTAACAAACCTAAAACAATTGTATTTGCACAAACAAAATTCATAGTAGATATGATTGAAAAAAGATTGAAATCCTATGGATACCCAGTGGCGGCGATTCATGGAGATCTTTCCCAATCCAAAAGAGAAAGGGTTCTAAAAGATTTTAGATCAGGTAAAACAAACATCCTGATAGCAACTGATGTGGCTGCGAGAGGATTAGATATCGAAGGAGTTGTGATGGTTGTCAATTATGACATTCCAGATAGCCCTGAAACATATGTCCACCGCATAGGTCGTACTGGAAGAGCAGGTAAAGAAGGAAGAGCCATAACATTCGTATCTTCGGATGAGATGCACCTTCTTGAGGCCGTAGAAGCATTTACAGAGACAAAAATTCCTAAGTTTGAAGTTCCAACCACAACTGAAAAAACAAATGCAAACGTGCATGAGGTGCTTGACTTTGACGAGATGGCAGATATTTTCGGAATGGTCAATATTGAAATATCAGCTGGATGCTCTACTGGAACTACTACCAATGAGATTTTAGAGCTCCTGATAAGAAAAGCCAGAATAAGTGAGATGATGATTGGAAAAATAACGATTGGAGCTAAAACATCCGTAATAGAATTGCATAAAAGTGTCGCTATGCGTGCAATTAGATCTCTAAACCAGATGAACTTTAAAGGAAAACGGTTAGGTGCAAGACCATATAAGAGCTGA
- a CDS encoding DUF1638 domain-containing protein yields the protein MKKEIEYLVADDPDFVKKEYLEFSLHVYPDEMKSKIVEVIDDVKKDVDGILIGYAVCQALENFTDELDIPAMMIEGVDCIEAVLGPEEYKNEKKICTGTWFSTPGWAEIGKEGIIKELHLNELEDQGYSADFFLDVVFDSYSRCLYVDTGVDSDGSYRELSEKFADELGFKHECRKGSISNIEKAISGLKKLVSEKT from the coding sequence TTGAAAAAAGAGATAGAATATTTGGTAGCTGACGATCCAGACTTTGTCAAAAAAGAATATTTAGAATTCAGTCTCCATGTCTATCCAGACGAAATGAAATCAAAGATTGTAGAAGTAATCGATGATGTTAAAAAGGATGTTGATGGCATTTTAATAGGATATGCAGTCTGTCAGGCTTTAGAAAACTTTACTGATGAATTGGATATTCCAGCGATGATGATTGAGGGTGTTGACTGTATTGAAGCAGTCTTGGGGCCTGAAGAATATAAAAATGAAAAGAAGATATGTACAGGCACTTGGTTCAGCACGCCTGGATGGGCAGAAATAGGAAAAGAAGGCATCATAAAAGAATTACATTTGAACGAACTTGAGGATCAAGGGTATTCAGCAGACTTTTTTTTAGATGTGGTTTTTGACTCATATTCAAGATGTTTATATGTTGATACCGGAGTAGACAGCGATGGATCTTATAGAGAATTATCGGAAAAATTTGCTGATGAGTTGGGATTTAAGCATGAATGTAGAAAAGGAAGCATATCCAACATCGAAAAAGCCATAAGTGGACTTAAGAAATTAGTATCAGAAAAAACATGA
- a CDS encoding ferritin-like domain-containing protein gives MTQERNDIKEGAGSEKMKAMLNDAIAGELQVSIQYMWQHVVWKKPEGYTANDEIKRIAIVEMKHAEMIAERLNYLGGIPTTKPYEIVLGGEDIHEQLKQDQEAEERTIKLYNDIIELAVNEHDVTTRHLFERILEEEEEHHDFFTSFLDD, from the coding sequence ATGACTCAAGAGAGAAATGATATCAAAGAAGGCGCTGGTTCAGAAAAAATGAAGGCTATGCTCAATGATGCTATCGCTGGTGAGCTGCAAGTCAGCATCCAGTATATGTGGCAGCATGTTGTGTGGAAAAAGCCAGAAGGGTACACTGCAAACGACGAAATAAAAAGAATTGCAATCGTAGAGATGAAACATGCAGAAATGATTGCAGAGAGACTGAATTATCTAGGTGGAATTCCAACAACAAAACCCTACGAAATCGTCCTAGGCGGAGAAGACATTCACGAACAGCTTAAACAAGATCAAGAAGCTGAAGAACGTACCATTAAGCTATATAATGATATAATTGAATTAGCTGTCAATGAGCATGATGTAACGACCAGACATCTTTTCGAGAGGATCCTCGAAGAAGAGGAAGAGCACCATGATTTCTTTACATCATTCTTGGATGATTAA
- a CDS encoding TfoX/Sxy family protein gives MGELRSLKNIGKVVEQQLNLIGINTIDELCDIGSKRAWLLIKKMDDSACYNRLCALEGGIRGIRWHDLPIDVKKDLKQFYDENCHCND, from the coding sequence ATGGGAGAATTGCGCAGTCTCAAAAACATTGGGAAGGTTGTTGAACAACAGCTCAATCTGATCGGTATCAATACAATTGATGAACTTTGCGATATCGGTAGCAAACGTGCATGGCTGCTGATCAAGAAAATGGATGATTCTGCATGTTATAACCGTTTATGCGCTTTAGAGGGGGGCATAAGAGGCATAAGGTGGCACGATCTTCCAATTGATGTGAAAAAAGATCTAAAACAGTTTTATGATGAGAATTGTCACTGCAATGACTAG
- the hypD gene encoding hydrogenase formation protein HypD, with product MFKLRDEDAAKKIIELIKKENVNLRFMHVCGTHQDTLVRFGIEQMLKDTGVEIRQGPGCPVCVTTADEIADAITLANSGVTIAVFGDMMKVPTPIGSLADAKSNGADVRIVYSIEDAVRLSSEVDKMVFMAIGFETTSPTTAAVMVEDLPENFSVYSCHRILLPALQAIINMGEFHIDGLIEPGHVAVITGTKIFDEFSVKYNIPQVVTGFEPLDLLMATYMLVKQIKEGRADVENEYKRLVKPEGNVKAFNLVNEVFKPVDRAWRGFPMIPLSAYDLREKYDDHNARKIYEDLLSKRAPVKEEIGGCRCGEMLRGIIDPEQCPAFGKACNPRYPMGPCMVSREGGCNIAFRYHGKL from the coding sequence ATGTTTAAACTCAGAGATGAAGACGCGGCCAAAAAAATAATTGAACTTATAAAAAAAGAAAACGTGAATCTAAGGTTTATGCATGTGTGTGGCACGCATCAAGACACTCTTGTAAGATTTGGAATAGAACAGATGCTTAAAGACACTGGTGTGGAGATTCGCCAGGGTCCAGGCTGTCCAGTCTGCGTTACCACTGCAGACGAGATTGCTGATGCAATAACTCTTGCTAACTCCGGCGTAACGATTGCAGTATTTGGAGACATGATGAAGGTTCCAACACCAATAGGCTCTTTGGCAGATGCTAAGTCTAACGGTGCAGATGTTAGAATTGTTTATTCCATAGAAGACGCAGTAAGACTGTCTTCTGAAGTAGATAAAATGGTATTCATGGCAATAGGCTTTGAGACCACTAGCCCAACAACTGCAGCTGTAATGGTTGAAGATCTTCCTGAGAATTTTTCTGTATATTCCTGTCACCGCATTCTACTGCCAGCACTGCAGGCGATAATAAACATGGGAGAATTCCACATAGACGGATTAATTGAACCTGGACATGTTGCTGTAATAACAGGAACCAAGATATTTGATGAATTCTCTGTAAAATATAACATACCGCAAGTCGTCACAGGATTTGAACCCCTCGATCTATTAATGGCCACATATATGCTTGTAAAACAGATTAAAGAAGGCAGAGCTGATGTTGAAAACGAATACAAAAGACTAGTGAAGCCTGAAGGAAATGTCAAAGCATTCAACCTTGTAAACGAAGTCTTCAAACCGGTTGACAGGGCATGGAGAGGATTCCCGATGATACCTTTGAGCGCCTATGACTTAAGAGAAAAATATGATGATCATAATGCCAGAAAGATTTATGAGGACCTTTTGTCAAAGCGCGCTCCTGTAAAGGAAGAAATCGGTGGCTGCAGATGTGGGGAAATGCTCAGAGGAATTATCGACCCTGAACAATGTCCAGCATTTGGTAAGGCTTGCAATCCTAGATATCCCATGGGGCCCTGCATGGTTTCCAGGGAAGGCGGATGCAATATTGCGTTCAGATATCACGGAAAACTTTAA
- the hypA gene encoding hydrogenase maturation nickel metallochaperone HypA: MHEVSVMSSIIEAVLKELNKYDIESVEEVYLTVGEMTYLGSEQLEFAYEILTQDSILKGSKLVIETEKIEVMCNNCGYTGGIKYLESGEEDESYHTQLPIISCPQCSSQVEVVKGRSCVVKSVKAVERDV; the protein is encoded by the coding sequence GTGCATGAAGTATCTGTGATGTCCAGCATAATAGAAGCTGTATTAAAAGAACTAAACAAATATGACATAGAATCTGTAGAGGAAGTTTATCTCACAGTAGGCGAAATGACATATTTAGGGTCTGAACAGCTGGAATTTGCATATGAGATTCTCACGCAGGACAGCATTCTTAAAGGATCTAAACTTGTGATTGAGACTGAAAAAATAGAGGTAATGTGTAATAACTGCGGCTATACGGGCGGTATCAAATATCTTGAGAGTGGGGAAGAAGATGAAAGCTATCATACCCAGCTACCTATAATCTCATGCCCACAATGCTCAAGTCAGGTTGAAGTTGTCAAAGGTCGTAGCTGTGTCGTTAAGTCTGTAAAGGCGGTGGAAAGAGATGTTTAA